A segment of the Spirosoma oryzicola genome:
AACTACCTCAAATTGGGTGTTTGACTCGAAGAGGTGTTTCAGAATAGGAATGTGACCATAACCAAACAACACCATAATGGCTTTATCACCGGGGCGAATCGCTCGCAGGATGTTGGTATAGATATGGAGATTTGTACTGTACCAGTTGGCTACCAGATCGGTACCCGGATAGTTTGATCCCTGTCCAATCCGTGTTGCAAATTCCGTATAGATTGAGGCATTTTTCCGCAGCTCCTCCTTCGAGTTGATAAACCGGTACAAGTCTGTTATCGATTGCTTTTCCTGAACGTCTACCACACCGGTCATGGTACGACTGGCAAACTGATCGAGTGCTTTCAGTATCGCTGTCTGCCCGTTCGCCTTTGCATACGCATTAACAGGCTCCAAGTCGAATGAGCCCCGGTAGTTGACGCAGGTTAGGGTTGGTAGTTTGAGCCGCTTCGCCAGCGGATAGGCGATCTGGTCAACTTCATCCGTGCCAG
Coding sequences within it:
- a CDS encoding DUF5694 domain-containing protein, with product MLKYLSGFLFFLISLNVTAQSAASPKIKVLLVGSIHFTPSTQDAYQNKVVDVRDKERQKKLDQMLTQLSQFLPNQICIEVPTKGQSKVDSEYHQYLKGQFKPGTDEVDQIAYPLAKRLKLPTLTCVNYRGSFDLEPVNAYAKANGQTAILKALDQFASRTMTGVVDVQEKQSITDLYRFINSKEELRKNASIYTEFATRIGQGSNYPGTDLVANWYSTNLHIYTNILRAIRPGDKAIMVLFGYGHIPILKHLFESNTQFEVVDVSDVLKK